One window of the Dryobates pubescens isolate bDryPub1 chromosome 13, bDryPub1.pri, whole genome shotgun sequence genome contains the following:
- the MCCC1 gene encoding methylcrotonoyl-CoA carboxylase subunit alpha, mitochondrial, translating into MALVLAVERGRCCLWALRRQQWNQVQSFVKQASTVGGHSIGKVLIANRGEIACRVMRTAKKMGVKSVAVYSEADRNSMHVAMADEAYCIGPAPSQQSYLAMEKILQVAKVSAAQAIHPGYGFLSENTEFAELCKQEGIIFIGPPSSAIRDMGIKSTSKAIMSAAGVPVVEGYHGEDQSDECLKEHAKRIGYPVMIKAVRGGGGKGMRIAHSEKEFLDQLESARREAKKSFNDDAMLIEKFVDNPRHVEVQVFGDQHGNAVYLFERDCSVQRRHQKIIEEAPGPGINPEVRKRLGEAAVKAAKAVNYVGAGTVEFIMDSQHNFYFMEMNTRLQVEHPVTEMITGTDLVEWQLRVAAGEKLPLMQEEILLRGHAFEARIYAEDPNNNFMPGAGPLLHLSTPPPDSFTRIETGVRQGDEVSVHYDPMIAKLVVWAEDRQAALRKLRYSLHQYNIVGLSTNIDFLLSLSGHPQFQAGNVHTNFIPQHHNDLFPTKKATPHEVMCQAALGLILKEKMLTDAFRDQSDDKFSPFASSTGRRINMSYTRKLSLLDGENIVDVAVSYNQEGSYGMQIQDKMFLVSGEIVKEGDSFYLRSSVDGTVCKSKVVILDNTIYLFFPEGSAQIGLPVPKYLSALSSVGTQSGAVAPMTGTIEKVFVKAGDKVQTGDPLMVMIAMKMEHTIRAPKAGVIKKVNFQEGAQANRHAPLVEFVDEEAESK; encoded by the exons ATGGCGCTGGTGCTGGCGGTCGAGCGGGGCCGGTGTTGCCTCTGGGCGCTGAGGCGTCA GCAATGGAACCAAGTACAAAGTTTTGTGAAACAGGCCTCAACAGTAG GAGGTCACAGCATAGGGAAGGTTCTTATTGCAAACCGAGGGGAAATTGCGTGCAGAGTGATGCGAACGGCAAAGAAAATGGGCGTGAAGTCTGTAGCAGTCTACAGTGAAGCAGACAGGAATTCCATGCATGTAGCAATG GCAGATGAAGCATACTGCATtggtccagcaccctcacagcagagctactTGGCCATGGAGAAAATACTACAGGTGGCAAAGGTCTCAGCAGCACAG GCTATTCATCCAGGTTATGGTTTCCTCTCAGAAAACACAGagtttgcagagctgtgcaagcAAGAGGGAATCATCTTCATAGGTCCACCTTCATCTGCTATCAGAGATATGGGTATTAAGAG CACTTCCAAAGCTATAATGTCTGCTGCTGGCGTTCCTGTTGTTGAAGGTTATCATGGAGAAGATCAATCAGATGAGTGTCTGAAGGAACATGCCAAGAGAATAGGATATCCAGTAATGATTAAAGCTGTTCGAGGAGGTGGAGGAAAG GGCATGAGAATTGCTCACTCAGAAAAGGAGTTTCTGGACCAACTAGAATCAGCTAGGAGAGAAGCAAAGAAGTCTTTCAATGATGATGCAATGCTGATTGAGAAATTTGTAGATAATCCAAG GCATGTTGAGGTCCAAGTATTTGGTGACCAGCATGGCAATGCAGTGTATTTGTTTGAAAGAGACTGCAGTGTGCAAAGGAGACATCAGAAGATCATTGAAGAGGCACCAGGG CCAGGAATTAATCCTGAGGTTCGAAAGAGGCTTGGAGAAGCAGCTGTCAAAGCAGCTAAAGCAGTGAATTATGTGGGAGCAG GAACAGTGGAATTTATTATGGACTCCCAACATAATTTTTACTTCATGGAGATGAATACCAGACTCCAGGTAGAGCACCCAGTTACAGAGATGATCACTGGAacagacttggtggagtggCAGCTTAGG gttgcagcaggagagaagcTTCCTCTAATGCAGGAAGAGATTCTGCTCCGGGGCCATGCATTTGAAGCTAGAATCTACGCTGAAGACCCTAATAATAACTTTatgccaggagctgggccatTGCTGCACTTATCCACCCCACCACCTGACAGTTTCACCAGGATAGAAACTGGAGTCAGGCAAG GTGATGAGGTGTCTGTTCATTATGATCCAATGATTGCAAAGCTTGTTGTTTGGGCTGAGGACCGTCAAGCAGCATTGAGAAAGTTGAGATACAGTTTGCATCAATATAAT ATCGTAGGACTAAGCACTAATATCGATTTCTTGCTGAGCCTGTCAGGACACCCGCAGTTTCAGGCTGGAAATGTGCACACTAATTTCATTCCTCAACACCACAATGACCTATTTCCAACGAAAAAGGCAACCCCACATGAAGTTATGTGTCAGGCAGCTCTAGGACTCATactgaaagagaaaatgctAACAGATGCTTTTAGAGATCAGTCAGATG ATAAATTCTCACCATTTGCATCCAGCACTGGTAGAAGAATAAATATGTCTTACACTAGAAAATTGTCTCTGCTGGATGGGGAAAACA TCGTGGATGTGGCTGTAAGTTACAATCAAGAAGGGTCCTACGGCATGCAG ATTCAAGACAAAATGTTCCTGGTTTCTGGAGAGATCGTCAAGGAGGGCGATTCCTTTTACTTGAGGTCTTCAGTAGATGGAACAGTGTGTAAGTCCAAAGTGGTCATTTTGGACAACACCATTTATCTCTTCTTTCCG GAAGGTAGTGCTCAGATTGGCCTTCCTGTACCCAAGTACTTGTCTGCACTGAGTTCAGTGGGAACACAAAGTGGTGCTGTGGCGCCCATGACAGGCACAATTGAAAAG GTGTTTGTGAAAGCAGGAGAtaaggttcagactggagaccCTTTAATGGTTATGATAGCAATGAAAATGGAG CATACCATAAGGGCTCCAAAGGCAGGAGTGATAAAAAAGGTGAATTTCCAAGAAGGTGCCCAGGCCAATAGACATGCTCCGCTGGTTGAATTTGTGGATGAAGAGGCAGAGTCAAAGTAA